Proteins found in one Paenibacillus dendritiformis genomic segment:
- a CDS encoding MBL fold metallo-hydrolase, which translates to MEKNLKQLTNRIHYLPHDLETDRPILSAICGIHQTLIVDAGNSDEHAKLFLGELDQCQITNYHSVVLTHWHWDHCFGTNQMNMLTIAHENTKMHLEKIMEYDWSDEALDNRVEKGLENQFCSEMIKKEFGVDRNITITLPNVTFKEKIEIDLGGIRCVVKHVGGDHSDDSSLIFVEEEKVLFLGDCLYPSIYTQQPQYKIDNVRQLLENIEMFDAEIYVLSHEPPLSKDDFMGYSRLLKLICNLTEKHQRNHLNLVNELSTQLNRKLSQLEEEIVYCFINGLSVG; encoded by the coding sequence ATGGAGAAAAATTTGAAGCAACTAACTAATCGTATACATTATTTACCGCATGATCTTGAAACAGATCGGCCAATACTGTCTGCCATATGTGGGATTCACCAAACTTTAATTGTAGATGCAGGAAATTCTGATGAACATGCCAAGTTATTTCTTGGTGAACTAGATCAATGTCAAATTACTAATTATCATTCTGTAGTATTAACACATTGGCATTGGGATCATTGCTTTGGAACGAATCAGATGAATATGTTAACCATAGCACATGAAAACACAAAAATGCATCTTGAAAAAATTATGGAATATGATTGGTCAGACGAAGCTTTAGATAATCGTGTAGAAAAAGGCTTAGAGAATCAGTTTTGTTCAGAAATGATAAAAAAAGAATTTGGAGTAGACAGAAATATTACCATTACTTTACCCAACGTTACTTTTAAGGAAAAAATCGAGATTGATTTAGGTGGTATTCGGTGTGTAGTCAAACATGTAGGCGGAGATCATTCTGATGACTCCTCACTCATTTTTGTAGAGGAAGAAAAAGTACTTTTCTTAGGGGACTGCTTGTATCCAAGTATTTACACACAACAACCACAATATAAGATTGATAATGTTAGACAACTCTTAGAAAATATTGAAATGTTTGATGCCGAAATCTATGTGCTTTCGCATGAACCTCCATTATCTAAAGATGATTTTATGGGTTATTCAAGGTTATTGAAGTTAATTTGTAATTTAACAGAAAAACATCAAAGAAACCACTTGAATTTGGTTAATGAGCTATCTACTCAACTAAATCGTAAATTAAGTCAGTTAGAAGAAGAAATTGTTTATTGTTTTATTAACGGATTATCAGTTGGTTAA